In Amycolatopsis sulphurea, one genomic interval encodes:
- a CDS encoding SsgA family sporulation/cell division regulator, whose amino-acid sequence MRNDHVTLRSTAVFDLLAPRSPAVPVKVELRYDTRDPYAVVAAFRTGRAGWVEWVYARDLLADGLLADAGDGDVRIRPSVEDPESVLIELNSPSGHAMFEAAAQELADFLDRTYDVVLPGNEHLWVDVDDALTHLIPNDRT is encoded by the coding sequence ATGCGCAACGATCACGTGACGCTCCGCTCGACGGCGGTCTTCGACCTGCTGGCGCCGCGCTCGCCGGCGGTTCCGGTCAAGGTTGAGCTGCGCTACGACACGCGGGACCCGTACGCGGTCGTCGCCGCCTTCCGCACCGGACGCGCCGGCTGGGTCGAATGGGTGTACGCCCGCGATCTGCTCGCAGACGGCCTGCTTGCCGACGCGGGCGACGGGGACGTTCGGATCCGGCCTTCGGTGGAGGACCCGGAGTCGGTGCTCATCGAGCTGAACTCGCCGTCCGGGCACGCCATGTTCGAGGCCGCCGCCCAGGAGCTGGCCGACTTCCTCGACCGCACCTACGACGTGGTGCTGCCGGGTAACGAGCACCTGTGGGTCGACGTGGACGACGCCCTCACCCACCTCATCCCGAACGATCGGACCTGA
- a CDS encoding helix-turn-helix domain-containing protein, with protein sequence MSEQCAIREVQFQASGFWSEIFMENSNGDAPVIEQQLYSVDEAKVILRISRSKIYQQMSAPQPDGQPRLRSVKVGRTRRISVAAIQDYITLLEQEAEALFGEAA encoded by the coding sequence ATGTCTGAGCAGTGTGCCATTCGTGAAGTGCAGTTCCAGGCTAGTGGATTTTGGAGTGAAATATTTATGGAGAATTCCAATGGTGACGCCCCGGTAATTGAGCAGCAATTGTACTCGGTTGATGAGGCAAAGGTGATCCTGCGTATATCTCGCTCGAAAATCTATCAGCAGATGAGTGCACCTCAGCCGGATGGTCAGCCACGGCTGCGTTCGGTCAAAGTTGGCCGCACTCGACGAATATCAGTGGCAGCGATTCAGGACTACATCACCTTGTTGGAACAAGAGGCGGAGGCGCTCTTTGGCGAAGCGGCGTAG
- a CDS encoding tyrosine-type recombinase/integrase, whose product MADAVDDWLKYGLTDRSEKTRENRRLLAEGHIIPQLGARKLRDLTAEEVDEWLELESKLLATSTLQRVRAILASAIKRAQKRGKVKRNVVFLCECPSGKRAGRKSKALTLIQAEALLNAALESQSATIRAYIVVSVLTGARTEEMRALRWEHVHLAGDLTAKSPVLPYVELWRSVRVGGDTKTHSSRRTLAIPQRCVDVLRHVEAAQVKARNRAGERWKETDLVFATRYGTELDAGNVRRAFRSVAKAAGLVPEDWTPRDLRHSFVSLLSDAKMPIEEIARLVGHKGGSKVTELIYRHQLRPVLEEGATAMDRIFSGYPPADGQIPEGADSVR is encoded by the coding sequence GTGGCCGATGCGGTGGATGATTGGTTGAAATATGGTCTAACTGATCGTTCGGAGAAGACTCGGGAGAACCGTCGGCTTCTTGCCGAAGGTCACATCATTCCGCAACTCGGGGCGCGGAAGCTGCGTGACTTGACTGCTGAGGAGGTAGATGAGTGGCTTGAGCTAGAGTCGAAGTTGCTCGCTACGTCCACGCTGCAAAGGGTGCGGGCAATTCTTGCGTCTGCGATCAAGCGTGCCCAGAAACGAGGCAAGGTGAAGCGCAACGTGGTTTTTCTCTGTGAGTGCCCGTCAGGGAAGCGCGCAGGCCGGAAATCGAAGGCGCTCACTCTGATTCAGGCTGAGGCGTTGCTTAATGCTGCACTTGAATCGCAGTCTGCGACGATCCGCGCCTACATCGTTGTATCGGTGCTGACCGGTGCGCGGACCGAGGAGATGCGCGCGCTGAGATGGGAGCATGTCCACCTTGCCGGTGATCTCACCGCGAAGTCTCCGGTACTGCCGTACGTCGAGTTGTGGCGTTCGGTCCGTGTCGGTGGTGACACGAAGACGCACAGTTCCCGTCGGACTCTGGCGATACCGCAGCGCTGTGTGGATGTGCTGCGGCATGTGGAGGCGGCACAAGTCAAGGCGCGGAACCGTGCGGGGGAGAGGTGGAAGGAGACCGACCTGGTCTTCGCAACCCGCTACGGCACCGAGCTGGATGCGGGCAATGTCCGACGCGCGTTCCGGAGCGTCGCGAAAGCGGCCGGCCTCGTGCCGGAGGACTGGACGCCGCGGGACTTGCGGCACAGCTTCGTGTCGCTGCTCTCCGACGCGAAGATGCCGATCGAGGAGATCGCTCGGCTGGTCGGGCACAAGGGCGGCAGCAAGGTCACGGAGCTGATCTACCGGCACCAGCTCCGGCCCGTCCTTGAGGAGGGCGCCACGGCGATGGACCGGATCTTCTCGGGGTACCCACCCGCCGACGGCCAGATTCCGGAGGGGGCTGATTCGGTGCGATAG
- a CDS encoding WhiB family transcriptional regulator codes for MTSSLIELHAAFGDATPACHNADPELFWPISTHDHDTIHTAKQICSTCPVRTACGEWATRNENDGIWGGQTRDERGPARHLHDTRQRNTSPWRTNHHV; via the coding sequence ATGACCAGCAGCCTGATCGAGCTGCACGCCGCCTTCGGCGACGCCACCCCCGCCTGCCACAACGCCGACCCCGAACTGTTCTGGCCCATCTCCACACACGACCACGACACCATCCACACCGCGAAACAAATCTGCAGCACCTGCCCCGTTCGCACCGCCTGCGGGGAATGGGCCACCCGCAACGAAAACGACGGCATCTGGGGCGGACAAACCCGCGACGAACGCGGCCCCGCCCGACACCTCCACGACACTCGCCAGCGCAATACGTCGCCCTGGCGAACGAATCACCATGTCTGA